TGCTTCTTGGGGGTATTTCTGTCCCTATCCCACACGCAGGTAAGGAGAAGACATCTATGGGGAGCAAGCACAGGAGCTGGAAGGGACAAGTTCTCCGAAGATTCAGGCTGCAGGACTGCTGCCACGATGCAGCTCAAGGGACACACAAATATCCCTTGTCAGAGGGAAGGGGTAGGGAAATGCCCGGTCTGCACTTCAGATCCTGTCTGAGGGGATCAGCTGTCCCCCTGGAGAGCGTCCtcgggatgggggggacaggaaGGCGGGAGTGATTTAAACGGAAGGAAGATTTGGGTTGAAAAGCTCTGCTTTTGGTCTCTTGAAAAAGTGTTTTATCCACTCCCTCCCTCAAAACCTAAAAGAAGCCCAGTCATTCTGCTCTCACTGCAGGCTCACTGTCCTGAAAGTCTTCaaacaaaagcaaggaaaacaacGCTTTGCCTTTCCCCAGCGCTGAGGGCCCCGAAGGGCAGGCTCCCACCGCCCTCCTGGCAGAACACGGAGTCCAAACCAGCAAACACACACGTACCCTGAgcaccccccgcctccccccctcctcAGCGGAGGCCACCAGGGCCCGCAGCATCTCCAAGCAGGATCCgccagccccagcagagctggtTTTCCCGAAACAAGCCCTTTGCGAACAGACCGGGCCCGGGGGCACGCACACCCCGGGGCCTGCCGGCTACTGAGGGGCGGCCGCGCGGACCCCGGCGCGGCTCTCTAATCTGCCTAGCAACAGACGCCGCTTGGCTCTCATTGGCTCTTGAAAGCAGCCAGTCCCTAATCAGCCTAGCAACGGCCGTCGCTTGGCTCTCATTGGCTCTTGTAAATCTTCGGGTGCTCGGACTCCGCAAAACCTTCAGCGCATGCGCCAGCTGAGACCGCGTTCCCGCCTTTCCCGCTCCGCGAGACGTCGCAGACGCATGCGCACAGCAGCCGGCGGAGCCTCCAGTTCCGCCCTTTCGCGGGCAAGGGAACTGCGCCTGCGCAGTACCCGCTGACCCGGCAGCGAGTCGGGTGTGCGCCTGCGCTGCCCCGCCGTGCCCCGGAAGCGCTTGCCGGGGCTGCTTCCGGCCACCTCAGCCTGGCCGGCGGGACCATGTCGGGCGCGGCGGGCtccggcgcgggggcggcgggctcTGTGGGCTCGGTGGTGCGGCGCTTCTTGGTGGAGTACGGCAGCGGCACGCCGAGCCGCCTCAAGGTGTTGGACGCCTACCTTCTCTACGTGCTGCTCACCGGTGCGCTCCAGTTCGGCTACTGCCTCGGCGTCGGCACCTTCCCCTTCAACTCCTTCCTCAGCGGCTTCATCTCCGCCGTCGGCAGCTTCATTCTCGGCGGTCAGTgccgcgcccgccccggcccccgcggATCCCCCTGGTATCCCCTTCGCAATCGCCCACTGTCCGTAGCAAAGCCTGAGCCCCCCCTCAGCGACCGGGGACCCGCAGCAGCGCCCGCAGGCCCCATCAGAGAGTTACTCTAGAAACACCCAGGTCTCTTGTAGTAACCGCAGGATTCCCTTTGCAGCCACAGGCAAAGTAGCCCTCAAACCTACCCCGGCGGCCAGGGCGTCCTCACGGCAACCTTCAGTGGCCTTCAGTACCTTCCCGCATAACAGCTGGTTCCACTCCCAGAAACCCCCAGGCTCCTGCCCCGCAGCAGGACCCTCCACAGTGACTGTGACCCTGCGGGGGTCCTGTCTCTGTGCAGCACAGAGCCCAGCTCCTTAtcagccccaggctgcccttGCTTCTCCCTGGCAGTCAAGGAGGCCTCCTTTTTACTATCTTGTATTGGTGTCCTTCTTTAGCACCATCCCAAACCCTAGCAATTACTGTTTCAGGGTGTAGCTCTCCCCAGACACACCTTGTTCCTGTGCAGCCCTCCCCAACACACCCAATAGAAGACATagaaatacagaatcatagaatggttaagagttggaagggaccttaaagatcatcttgttccaattcCACTGTCCTGGGCAGAGACATtgcccactagagcaggttgctcaaagccccgtccagcctggccttgaacccctccagggatggggcatccacaacttttctgggcaatctgttccagtgtctcaccaccctcacagcaaagaaataccCCCATTTCTATGCGAGGCCCATGCTGTTATAAGCCTCTTCTCAGGCTTCACTTGGCCACCCCAGACAGTGTAGTGCTATGGGGGAGCTGATTGCATAAAAGCCCTGTGCAAATCCCCTGCCAGTGTCCTGTTTGTCTTAAAACAAAGATAAAGTTACTTTTCCTTACGGTACCCTGGTGGAACAGTGACCCAGagcgggggggggctgctccAGGTAGACTTCCTTTTGTGATCCCTAATCTCTCATTCCTTCTCTGCCATGCAGTTTGCCTCCGGATCCAGATCAACCCCCAGAACAAAGGCGAGTTCCAAGGCATTTCACCAGAGCGGGCATTTGCTGATTTCCTCTTTGCCAACACCATCCTCCATCTTGTGGTCATCAATTTTGTTGGCTGAGCTTCTAGAAGAGACTGTGAGGTACTGATCCATGGGGTCACAAAAGGGGACACCACAGCTCACACGACTTCAGTACTTTTGTAGACTTGGGAGAGAACTAGAAAGATCGTGAATCCAGGAGTCCTAGCTCCCAGCTTCGTCTTGGACAAATACAGTTAAGCTATTGTCCTCTAGGTTGATACGGGGATTTATGGCTGGCTGGTTTTGTGCATGTATTTTTTGGCTTTTATCGTTTAAAAGGCAGTTTACCTAAGAGTGTTACAGAAACCTACCCACATTTCTGCCTTATGAGAGAAATACCCTGTTCTTCTCTGCAAGAGTGGCTTTGGGAGCTGGAACTCCTGGGCTCTGTTTGTGAGGGTTGTCCCGTTTGGAGGCCATGGTATGGCTGGTGTCCAAGCCTCGAGTTTCTTGGGTGAGAGGGGGGAGTTTGGGACAGGGAGAGATGGGTGCTGGAAGGTGGAGGACATGCACTGCTGTTACTGTCGCAAGGGGCCACAAGGTCATTGGAGCTTGTGGGGTATTTACTCTCCCTTTGCGGAAATATCACTCATGTTGcctttctctccttccagctcttggACCGCTCTGGAGCTCTGATGCCAcagcctggccctgggcagggCTGTTCCCCGGCAAGCTCTTGCCCACTTCCCTCatggaggaaggggaggcagggCTCGAGACTTCTCCCCACAGACTGCCCTGTGGAGGAGTCTACTGTCCCATGGAGGCCTCTGCTGCCTCATTACTGTAATCCTTTCTGTCAATAAAACCCTTTACAATACAGCACTTTTTTCCCTAGTGgtggcaaatcatagaatcatagaattgtctaggttggaagggacctttaagatcatctagtccaaccatcaacctaactctgattaaaaaaaaacaaaaacccacatcactacactgtgtctctaagcactatgtcagcttgtcttttgaatacctccagggatggtgccttaaccacctccctgggcagcccattccaatgcttaaattaataaatacagcGGTTCTTCTGACACCCAAGTTCCCTTTCAGGCACAACTCCCTGTTTttacccctctccctccctttctacCCAGCAGGCTTTTTTCTGTGCCCCGGTTTCACAGGGAAGCAGGAAACAAGTCATGGAAACTCAGTGGTCATCCACCCTTTTCATCTCCTTGTTTCCTGCCCCTTTATCTTATAGAAAGTCTGTTGCCAATGTGTCCTCAGGCTTCAAAGCCATGGAAAACTTGGGTTAGGCTGTGGTTAGCAGTCATGAACGGAAGGAAGCAGAGGGGTTCTTCCAGCACATCCCCAGGTGCACCGATCTCCCCGTaggcccccccatgtccctcaaaggcatgtggggcagagctggatGGCCCAGCTGGACTTCCAGGCCCACTAAGGCCTGTCAGTGACACAGCCACCCTACCACAGTGTTGGCTTTTCTTCAGCCTGATGTGCGGATAAACCCAAGGGTGTCAGAACTCGGACAGAACTGCACTTGAGCTGTTCTGAGTCCATGGAGAAGGTCACCACTCAGACTTGACCTCATTGAAAATCCCTCCTGCTCTAAAGCGCTTTAAATGCTTAAACTCAAGGGCTTTGGCCATTGTCTTCTCCAGCCCAGGCTGGCTCCTGCATTGGGCTCAAATGCTTCTTTGTCCTGATGGAAGATTAGAGCCCTGTGGTGATCAGATTATGGGCACAGGACAAGATTTTAGCCCCAGGTAGCCCCTCCACACCCTTGGCTGCAGAATTTACCTGCATCACCTTCTGCATGAGGCTCTGTCCATGTTCTGATTCTGCTTCACAATTGTCTGGTTTGCTCTGCGCTGAAACGCTGGGCAGATAAAATGTGCCTTGAGGCAATGTGACAGGAACACTTGTCTGCTGGCACTAAGGAGGTGAAACACAGGGCATAGTGGCTTCAACCTCTTCGCATTGGGTTATGGCTCCTGTTTACCACCTTTCTCCTTTTAGCatttccagctgtgctgcagccacTGAACACATGAAAGTGTGAAACCAGGGGCTCCTAAGCCTCTTGCCCCACTGAAGAGTGAGGTATGAGGGAGcgggatcacaacaaccccaggcagcactacaggctcGGGGatgagtggctggagctgcccagcagaaaagcacttgggggtgttggtggacagccgccctaacatgagccagcagtgtgcccaggtggccaagaaggccaacagcatcctggcttgtattaggaatagctgggccagcaggagtagggcagtgatggtgcctctgcactgggcactggtgaggtctcacctcgagtgctgtgttcagttctgggctcctcactacaggaaggacattgagctgctggagcgtgtccagaggagagccaccaagctggtgaggggtctagagaacaagtcctatgaggagaggctgagggaactgggcgtgtttagtttggagaagaggaggctgaggggagacctcattgccctctacaactccctgaaaggagggtgtagagaggtgggtgttggcctcttctcccaagggaataaagacaggaccagaggaaatggtctgaagttgtggcaggggaggtttagattagatattaggaagaattactttactgagagggtggtcaggcactggaacagcctgcccagggaggtggtggagtcaccatccctggagggatttaagaaacttGTTGACttagcacttcagggcatgctctagtgcccgagattgtaggggttttttgtgtgtctgtatggttggactcggtgatctcagaggtcctttccaaccatgacaattctgtgattctggggtCTTCACTGTCTCAGAGGATGCTGTCTGGAATAGAGTACATGCCAGCCCTGACAccaccccccctccagccccagccattAAACTGGGTTTGTTCACGGCGGCACCAGCTCTGTAGAGccgaggggcaggaggggaccgTGAACGAGGCACCGGCTCTTCTGCCCTCTCGGAGCCGGGCCCGCGGCGGACAGGCCACCGTGTCCGCGGCCAGAGGGACAGATGGGAGCCCCCCCTTTcgtcgctgctgctgctctttgcgAGCTGTGAGTGCCCCCCCGTGGTCTGTGTGACCCGAGCTCCCCCCGGTTTGGCTTTCGAGCGCGCTCCGGGCTGGGACCCTCCTGTGGCCACTTCTAAGAACTGCAGGGGAGCCTGTGGGAACAGAAAAACCCTGGCGTTTCTgcgttttggttttggttttttgttgtttagatttttttaaattttctttctttatttttaccatcTTGCAATGCCTCTACTCCCACATCTGAATAATCTTCAACAAGTCTGTAGGTATCTCCAAGCTTTGCTCCTTACAAAGACTATGCTTGGTCCATGTCCACACTGTGGAAGAGGGCAAGAAGAGAGGCTGTTTCGTGTGCAGGGCCATGTTTAATGAGAGATATCAAATGTTGGGCAGGTGTTTTCTCTAACAAAACCCCTAGAAAAAAGGGGGGTATTTGGGGACAGGAGCTGGCACAGGGGAGAGGGTGCTAGAGATGGACCGTGgcatctccttccctgcccatgcaAGGCCTCTCTGGCCCGtcccatccttcctcccttctcttttggTCAGGAGAAGTCAAAGGATTTTTCTGCATGGATTCACTGCCTGTATAACGCTGCAGAGGCCTAACAGCAGATTCAGAAATCTTACACACTTCTAAGCTCTCTCCCTGCCACCCACCACACTTTGTCGtgtattttctccccctttcccctgccTATGCTATACTTAGCTCAGTCCTTCCTGCTGTACCCAAAACAACTCCCCCCAGACCCAAGAGCAGGCAGTGGTgagggggcaggaagggagggtgCCTTGCTCTGATTCAGCTTTGGCTTGTGGTCTAACGTTTGGCTGTTGTTTTCCACACgcttctccccccagccccgtgccacACCAGCCCTTCTCCCCCCAACCCCTGCTTTGTGCTCCACTTTCCAGCGGAAGCGGTTTCTGCGGTAGGCTGTAGAGGAGCAGCAAAAGGTGACCCAGATCTCGATTGTGGCGTCATGGAACTGGTGGTGCATATTCTTCCTGCCCCACCTGGGCCACGAGAACCCCTTCTACATCCTGTCCTACTGTGTTATTTCCTGCCTTTGCTTTGCACTGTGGTTTTTCTTTCTCGAAATAAACAAGAAAGTGCAAAGTGGTGATGAGGGGGGCACATTGTGGTGGTGGGAGATTGAAAGCCTAACATCCGAAAGTATCTTTGAACCAGACCTACAAATTCAGTGTTTTGCAGATCACATGCTGAGAGTCACTTTAgtcaaaatatttaactttatttgTACACTCATCCCCTCACTCGGCAAGTCATATCACTGGGGTCATTTAACCTGGAAGAGAAAAGACTGGGATGTGGAAACAGAGGCAGCACACTGTCCTTTCTCCTTGGCCATACAGCCAGGAGTGGGTTTGAtgtgcaagacaaaaaaaaaattaaggtagatattaattttaaaaactgatgcTAAAGGTAAATGGGCATGGAAACTTTTCTTCCAAGTCCCCGAAGATTTCTGGGATGAGGTTAATCAGTAGGAAATCTGTGAAATGCAATGACTTGCATTCTAGTTCAAATACGGTTTAGAGAGCTTCATCAAACTGTTTCCCTGTGAGGCAGCAAACCTCATCATGAGCGAAATGTGCACCTCAAGAGCTGCCTGGAATCTGGCATTTGAAGAGCCGTCATCTTGCTACAGCTGGAGAGAAATGAGAGTGACTGTTGTGTCAAGGGAGAGACAAGCAAATGAGTCCCTGAACGTCAGTACTACAAAATAATCAGGGCAGTAGATCCAGAAAGTTTGAAGTTGTTCCTTGACAGGAGGTGTCAGTAACTCTCTGTCACCCTGTGACAGGCCACCTGCTAAATGGCAGCAGCATGGCAGGAGACCAGGGAGACTTTTTTGTGTTGCTGCTCAGCACTGTGGAGTCAGATCCTGTGGCAGTGATGGTCTTCACACAGCGACCTTCTCCCACATGAAGCATCAGGGCTTTTGGCTAAAAGCATTCTCATGCTTCACATGAGTCTTTCCAAAAATGGAGTTCCTTGCGGTGGCTGTGAATCCAGCAGGGTGAGAAATACCCCATGGCAGGGAATCGACCCCACCGGTACGGCCAGGCTTTCCCTGCCACTCTGTTTGGGCACCGGTGTGAGGTACAAGCAAGGTTCAAGCTTCGCAGGGGTGTGCTTCTTCTACTGCACCCTTCTCATTTCTCCCTTCAGAGGAATCTAATGCTTCAGAAGAAGATGGAGAAACTGGAGTTACAAAAGGAGGAAATTTCCTTTCCAGTCTTGCCAATGACAGACTGAACCTGGAGACACAGGCTGGTTGGTTGGTGTCATTAACACAAAGCAGGCACCTTGTTCTCCAGTGATGCTTGGGGGGACATTTAGAGGCAGGACACTTCAGGCTCCTGTGTTCCTCATAGCAGTAGACATGGCCCTTCAAGAGCCTGGACTGCTTACTAGTCCTCTCACTGTCGGCAAGCCATATTTTACCATCATCTTCATGTAGCCCAGAGGCTACTCTTGGAGGAGGGGTGCTCTCCCCGATTCCCCTCCCTCTGAGCCAGCCACGCTGCTCTTACCCCAACACAGCAAGGAGATCCTGGAAAGGGACTTGGTGGCTCTTCCCCACCCCCTGCGGTGGATCCAGCCAGTTATTGCCTGGTGGCCAGGTCAGGCTGAGGAGAGTCTGGACGCCCCTTTTCTCCGTCATCCCAAAGGCCAGACTCATTCCTAAAGGTCATCTGAAGGGTAAAACAAGTTCCACAGAGTATAGATACAAAAGACAAACAAGTTTCTTATTTTTGGTAAGAATTGTTTAATAGCAGCCAAAGGCCTAAAGAAATGCCAAGCCATCAGTGTGCTTGCCAGCACAATTCAAGAATTAGCGTGGGCAATTTTCACATGTATGCACTGTTTCCAAGGAGTGCAGACATGGACAGGTAAATATTCCAGTATTGTTTTAAGCaatgataataaaaagaaattgggAAATCTAAGGTTGCTAGaactaaagaaaaagaacaagagtaGATTGTATTTTTACTAAATACAAAGCCAAATCTTAATTCAGAAAATGTTAAGGCCAGatagactttaaaaaatactaaaacccATCCTTTTGTTCTGTGATAATGAAgtgagaatttcactgaattcaggaCTTCTGGGAGACCTAGCAGCATatctttaggagaaaaaaaaaaaagataccttgCCCTCATCTAGCAAAAGACAGCAGGACACCCTGAAAAAGTCTCCCTTTGCTATTAGGAGTGTTTCGTTTGCAGCTGAGATGGTATCCGTGGGGGAGCGCTCTAAGATGTGCATACCTGAAAGCTACCAAACTATGAAAAATTCACACATTCAAGTGCTATTTAGTTTGCAGTTTTTGACAAACGTCACTGCCCCAAGCAGAAATTGTATGTCGTTTTAATGCAAGTAATAGTGATGTTTGGCAATTTATAGCTATAGCAAACTATGCTTCATGCAAAAAGAGGCGTTGTCATACTAAATGAATCAGGCATCCAAGGGAGGAGAATGCTGAAAATGTTAAGCTTATTTTTGAGTAGCTTTACAACAATGCAAATAAAGCATTTAGACTATAATGGCTGGTGTGATGTACAGAAACAGCAAGTGATATCCCTTGCAACAGGAATGCCTGTGCTCCCTCTTGCACACGATGCTGGTAAAGATTCCTCAGCAGACATTTCTGGTACTTCAGGACTGCGCCATCTGGCTACTTTCATTCCTGTAACAAAATAAAGGTATATAAAATCATTGTTTGTGATACAGCCACAGCTACACAATTCTAGATGTCAAGAATCTcctagaaagaggagaaagagacacTGGGCCAAAACTAATATATTAGGTCTGAGGTTTTAAAGCATCAAACTTTCCCAGCTGGAGACTAGTCAGGGGATGAGTCTGATGGATGAATACAGGTAAGGGGAGGGATGCACGGAGAAATAGAAGGGAGAGATgtctagaaagaagaaaaaagttaaatttgtaTGTGGATAAAGAAAAGTAAGTAGACTTGAGGTATGGGCAAAGGAGTGAAGGGATTTTATTGTTGGTAGACAAAAGGTGTATGGAGATTGCATAAACAGTTATTACAGACGGAAGGAGTATTCATAGCTAATGAACTTATCCCAATGTTTTCTGTCAGAGGCCTTACCACCTCTACACATACtcaccttttttttccacataagcATCGTCATCAGCACATTAAAAATTAttcctttcattaaaataattttcaggccCAGGTGTGACAAAGACAGCATGTTCAGGTTTTCATCTGTAAAAGTAACAGAGAATGAAAGTCACAAGAGCACTGAGACAATCTTGCTTCCAGACAGacttaaaagtactttttaatgAAGCTGTTCCACTTTGTGTGACTGAGTCAGCCATCAGGACAGCTAACGAGACAGCGAGCAAGACTCTCTCACTGAGACTTTCATTTCTTCCAGTTGTGGTTTCAAGGGCTGGGTTTTCATTCAATAATCAATTATGCAACACGCGAATCTGCCAACTACCTGGCTGGTTTTTAAATACACTGTATTATGAACCCAGGAGGCTGGAGgcaccccttcttcctcttcctaaattttttttaaggtgggcAGGGGGAAAACAGGTCAAATTTTAGTCAAAGAACACAAAGTCTATTTGGATTTTCAATCTTAAGTTAAAAgccattttcatttgaaaagacaTTGATCTATATTGGGGAAGCAGAAAACTGTcatcaaaaaggcattttttctttggaaacctCTCTGTGAAATGACTGATCATATCAGCCAAGTTTACTGATGAGTATTTTGCTGAAGTGGTGTTTTGGAAACATTTGGCTAACTGGTTTCTTTTCTGCAAGGCTGCATGTTTATGAAAGTACAGCTATTCTGCACACAGGGTAAGCGCGGGGGCAGGCTCAGCTCCTCTGAACCAGCAGGAGCAGCAATTGCTTGGGCTCCAGCAGTGGCCAATGTACTCCCACAGCCACCAGCTGAAGCAAAGCTTGCTCTGATGCACCAATCTtcagcacagccctgcttctGGGCGCTCCCTGCAGAAACCACCAGCTTATCTTCTGGTTCATTAGCTGTTTGTGCacccaaaattaaaaacaagtctTTTGAAGTGTGAAATGCAGACAGACATCCAGTAAGACTGACTAATATCAGTACCTTAAATCATTATGTGCTGGGGAGCAGTTGTTTGGCGCTAGTCCTAGTAAGAGCGTGTAGGCACTGGCTACATGAGTCACATTAACTTACCAACTCAGATCTGGAAGACTACATTAACCCAATGACTTCCAGCCTTGATGTTTAAAGCCTGTGGGGCCCTTTTGGAGGTTTCCAGTCTGAGCTTTTTGCTCCAACAGGAGCAAACAGGAGTTCCACAAACAGGGAACATTAGCAGAAACTTGGGAAGACATTTCCGTTCATCAGGCCAAGCTTTACTCCTAAAATCCTGTGTACATACCTGTCCTGAAGTGTAGAGACACCCCTGTAACACAGACAGCACTGGCACCTGCAgataataaaaatagattttattaaaacaaatgtaCTTTTTCAGAAGTTCATAAAGATATCCCTACTTAGAAGGGCTGGATTAGAGGTTCTGGCCACTAAACCCTCCCATAAacattcatttctgctgttttcagggCAAGCATAAAACGTGACCTAATTAGTGTCCCATCGGACAAAGGAATTTCAAGCTTTATACCCACCCCCCAGTGTGACTTTAAGATCTCTCTGCTGTGACTGTACAAGCCAACTGACCGTTCCACCGAggagaaaggcaaaacaaaacagaggaaacaaGGCAATATTCCTCTGGAGTGTGGGAGCATAATTCAGCACTGCTTGCAGGGTTGGGAGATGTGAAGAAGTCCTGCTCATACTAATAGAACAGAGACCAGAGTAGCTCTAGCCCTGTATATGCATCTAACAATGACATTACCACTTTCAGGATCCTCGCCCTCCAGTTCTCCAAAGTCCTGATCACTTGCACCACACTGCATTTCATCTTTCTTGGCCCAGTAGGTTGACAGGTAGCTTGCTTCCTGTTTGTTCTCAGATGTTGCCACCTCCACAATAGCATTTGTCTCCTTATCAGCTGAGTTAGGAGTAAGCTTTTCCGGGGAGTAATCGGTGATAAGGCACATTTCCAAATCCTCATCATCTTTAGAGGTCAGCCTGTAGACTGAAGGAGATGGAGTAATATCtgaaaatggagaagagaagagacatTAGCTGAGAGTACACAGTCATAGTGCCTTCAATCTTAACATACAGACACTTAGGTATGGAGGTTTTTCCATTATTCCAGTGGGAAGTTCCCTGATCATAGGGATCTTGTGCTAGGACACCTTTAGAGAACCAAGGCATCCAGAGCAGATGATGCAGGAGTTACATAAGACTTGCATTGACTTATGTTGTGTGGGAGACAGAGAGTGGCCAGGCAGGATCCCTAGAGCATCTCAGCTGATATTCTTATGGGCAGCCACAGCCTAGATGTCCATATCTAACCTCATCATTCCTCTCTGTAACAACTCATCTAACTCTATTCTGCAGCCTGGGCTTCCTTTTGGATCTCAGCCTGGATGCACTCAGGAATGTATATGACAGGCAGAGAGCTCTCTCATCTTGCTTCACTGCTATGACGTGTGTCTGAAGAGAATTCTGCCTTTCCTGCAAATGTGTACTCAAATCCACCACTGTATCATTATGTTCCAC
The Numenius arquata chromosome 23, bNumArq3.hap1.1, whole genome shotgun sequence genome window above contains:
- the DAD1 gene encoding dolichyl-diphosphooligosaccharide--protein glycosyltransferase subunit DAD1, with the translated sequence MSGAAGSGAGAAGSVGSVVRRFLVEYGSGTPSRLKVLDAYLLYVLLTGALQFGYCLGVGTFPFNSFLSGFISAVGSFILGVCLRIQINPQNKGEFQGISPERAFADFLFANTILHLVVINFVG
- the LOC141474795 gene encoding T cell receptor alpha chain MC.7.G5-like — its product is MVLIFLAALVELAYFGHAQKDSVLQFPPQMTIQAGHNATLHCNFSTSYDNPYIFWYQQHQTQSPQRLLWVYKGNPQVDSGRFSSVMSVETSQVFLHVRDAEVQDSAAYFCALSPHCNNKLTFGSGTRLSVQPNITPSPSVYRLTSKDDEDLEMCLITDYSPEKLTPNSADKETNAIVEVATSENKQEASYLSTYWAKKDEMQCGASDQDFGELEGEDPESGASAVCVTGVSLHFRTDENLNMLSLSHLGLKIILMKGIIFNVLMTMLMWKKKE